One window of the Lachancea thermotolerans CBS 6340 chromosome A complete sequence genome contains the following:
- the ZNG1 gene encoding GTP-dependent zinc transferase (similar to uniprot|P53729 Saccharomyces cerevisiae YNR029C Hypothetical ORF): protein MSALKDFSYKEDEDGDIPSLIEGNEENLSDILNSIKSDGGGTIVSDKKIELANTQIEEAGSSEAPRVPVTIITGYLGSGKSTLLEKIALKGSDKKIAVILNEFGDSSEIEKSMTIRNGENSYEEWLDLGNGCLCCSLQDVGVKAIESLIARCPGKIDYIILETSGIADPRPIAKMFWQDDGLYSNVYLDGIVTVLDAENILTCLDDVSPATHWHGEKVVTDDNITIAHLQVALADCILINKIDRLGAAANQDAVREIENRVRQINAAASLHHTSFGEVSLDKVLDLHAFESVKFEGSSDSTMHDPRIRTVTLTFRALKDEDEFQRFLDGFLRTVHWKGFGHDLEGDWEIQRTKGLIIVGDNCKVVQGVRETFDVLPGKRLDSAVSCKMVFIGKGISREALLQILKTVIEV, encoded by the coding sequence ATGTCAGCGCTAAAAGACTTCAGCTACAaagaggacgaggacgGCGATATACCTTCGTTAATCGAAGGCAATGAGGAAAACCTGAGCGACATTTTGAACAGCATCAAGAGTGATGGAGGTGGAACAATTGTAAGCGACAAGAAAATTGAGTTAGCTAACACGCAAATCGAAGAAGCCGGCAGTTCAGAGGCGCCACGAGTACCCGTTACGATCATCACGGGGTACTTGGGGTCCGGAAAATCAACGCtgcttgagaagattgCCCTCAAAGGCTCCGACAAGAAAATTGCTGTCATTTTGAATGAGTTTGGCGACTCCAGTGAGATAGAGAAGTCTATGACCATCAGAAACGGCGAAAACTCATACGAGGAGTGGCTCGACCTGGGGAACGGGTGCTTATGTTGCAGTCTACAGGACGTGGGAGTCAAGGCGATTGAGAGCTTGATAGCTAGGTGCCCCGGAAAGATTGATTACATTATACTGGAAACCTCCGGTATCGCAGACCCTAGGCCTATTGCCAAAATGTTTTGGCAAGATGATGGCCTATACAGCAATGTTTACCTTGACGGTATTGTAACAGTTCTGGATGCGGAAAATATCTTGACATGCTTAGATGATGTATCGCCAGCAACACACTGGCATGGCGAGAAGGTTGTTACTGATGATAACATCACGATAGCGCATTTGCAAGTTGCACTCGCTGATTGCATTCTAATAAACAAGATAGACCGCCTTGGTGCGGCTGCAAACCAGGATGCAGTCAGGGAAATAGAAAACAGAGTACGGCAAATCAACGCAGCAGCTTCGTTACATCATACAAGTTTTGGTGAAGTCTCCTTAGATAAGGTATTGGACCTGCACGCTTTTGAGTCTGTCAAGTTTGAAGGCTCCAGCGACAGCACCATGCATGACCCCAGAATACGCACAGTGACACTCACGTTCCGCGCgctcaaagacgaagacgagtTCCAAAGATTCTTAGATGGCTTTTTGAGAACGGTGCATTGGAAAGGGTTCGGACACGACCTCGAGGGCGACTGGGAAATCCAGAGGACCAAAGGTCTCATAATCGTCGGGGATAACTGTAAGGTCGTACAGGGAGTTCGGGAAACTTTCGACGTATTGCCAGGGAAACGCCTTGATAGCGCCGTGAGCTGCAAGATGGTGTTTATTGGAAAAGGCATATCTCGAGAGGCCTTATTACAAATACTCAAAACTGTTATAGAAGTTTAG
- a CDS encoding KLTH0A06578p (similar to uniprot|P11655 Saccharomyces cerevisiae YNR026C SEC12 Guanine nucleotide exchange factor (GEF) glycosylated integral membrane protein of the endoplasmic reticulum important for the initiation of transport vesicle budding from the endoplasmic reticulum through activation of the GTPase Sar1p) — MSHKRTMKFQQAVYNIGYPAYGARFLNDNVLLVAGGGGEGNNGIPNKLTALQVSFDKRKVIKRFRELTLNENDDSPTTLDAANNIILMGCNENSEKIKATGENLHLRKYVFENEHLKFVASIDMDHSSKFEDYTKLTYMSQDGSVAAIASSKVPTVIRIMNPNLLTETYEIETGNDVKDLHFSPDGKVLSYITSSTLEVISIVTGRFIVRKTDFDKSWALSKIKFIGEDTVLIAAALKKGTGIVLSKVSLKSGTTSVLKTRLVTTKLRGVTSMDVDPTGQLAALSGNDNSIVLVRLKNLTVAKFFKQVHSFAITKVAFSPNGKILASVSAANTIHVILVPDKLATSVPILERIVKLFINFVLIVVVAAAVQISYKYDLHTKAYRYGVAKWNARRDSFIMNDVFRQTTLVGDVVSIETHTNFAPTESSSVNTPIYETTVPELSTTSPYSSSWSSPVPEDPLLTSDASTVEEPEYFPSSLEEISAENESANSEASSSMTVSASMTASISGVQESAVSASEEKPTQATQKSSSESEALLSDSNDISTENGLNKSKAQQQFYEVDKTLEQQPTPTSVQSSDVHSGISLTAGNSKGEEASPSHKISSASSGASSNISLGEPVSKLPSASKASPMDTPIEESSPETRVAVSEESSKSASTVPELTPKIARDVSNEKPVEKSANAIPEASTQALSPALAEAPVKTHSSFSNQEATSLTTTPAFSATGRVASADSPKKANSEFGELQDTERERDFDLKASAGASDAISSEEPVTENKTYDASSPSSFISDTTNTQIASSPIANSVSSTIANSSLSSESKKAKEINTSSPSRSQEPARSEIITTTASTAVEDKSAAPTTLSQAISQDESDGSKAKTESNVIPTQASATGIVSPVQLMASTESSNLNKVPKSSNSAQSETEVAEAKVHLSTPEELQSTEKTDEIKTSSPHISSWGKNPSSNTNAPTNSIALPDDFENRFTPEDETYSEEKRSPIEDEELEADAQIYSEQVYPSQIEVADPLPQSTPEPSVSREPKDTESYSEPVGSQSGDSTAGSSSVSASGSVEETSATSMQTEVTHDEL; from the coding sequence ATGAGTCACAAACGCACCATGAAATTCCAACAAGCGGTGTACAACATCGGATATCCGGCGTATGGGGCCAGGTTTCTCAATGACAATGTCTTGCTGGTTGCGGGCGGCGGAGGAGAGGGCAACAATGGCATCCCCAACAAACTGACTGCCCTTCAGGTGAGCTTTGACAAGCGGAAGGTGATCAAGCGTTTCCGGGAATTGACATTAAACGAGAACGACGACTCACCAACTACACTTGATGCGGCCAACAACATTATTCTAATGGGGTGCAACGAAAACTCtgagaagatcaaggcgACAGGGGAGAACCTGCATTTACGCAAGTATGTCTTCGAAAATGAGCACCTGAAGTTTGTAGCTAGCATTGACATGGATCATTCGAGCAAGTTCGAAGACTACACTAAGCTCACGTACATGTCTCAGGATGGATCTGTGGCGGCGATAGCATCATCCAAGGTGCCCACAGTAATCCGCATCATGAACCCTAACCTGCTCACTGAGACCTACGAAATCGAAACCGGCAACGACGTCAAAGACCTTCATTTCAGTCCTGATGGCAAGGTGCTCAGCTACATTACATCCTCTACTCTAGAGGTGATCTCCATTGTGACGGGCCGTTTCATTGTAAGAAAAACCGACTTTGACAAGAGTTGGGCGCTTTCCAAGATCAAGTTCATCGGTGAGGACACAGTCCTAATTGCCGCTGCTCTGAAGAAAGGAACAGGGATTGTCTTGTCCAAggtgagcttgaagagtGGCACAACGTCCGTACTCAAAACTCGGCTCGTCACCACTAAGCTCAGAGGAGTTACGTCGATGGACGTCGATCCAACGGGTCAGCTCGCTGCGCTCTCGGGAAATGACAACTCCATCGTGCTTGTGCGTCTAAAAAATCTGACGGTTGCCAAATTCTTTAAGCAAGTCCACTCCTTTGCTATCACTAAAGTGGCCTTTTCCCCCAACGGGAAGATACTTGCTAGTGTCTCTGCCGCTAACACTATCCATGTCATTTTGGTACCTGACAAGCTTGCCACGTCCGTTCCTATCCTTGAGCGGATCGTCAAGCTCTTTATCAACTTTGTCTTAATTGTTGTcgttgctgctgctgtaCAGATATCCTACAAGTATGACTTGCATACCAAAGCGTACCGTTATGGAGTTGCCAAATGGAACGCCAGAAGGGACTCTTTCATCATGAACGATGTTTTTCGCCAGACCACTTTGGTAGGTGACGTTGTCAGTATTGAAACCCACACAAACTTTGCTCCTACCGAGAGCTCTTCGGTTAATACGCCAATCTATGAAACAACTGTCCCAGAGCTGTCAACAACATCCCCGTACTCGAGCTCTTGGTCTAGCCCAGTACCAGAGGACCCGCTATTGACTTCAGATGCAAGCACTGTTGAAGAACCAGAATACTTTCCAAGCTCTCTTGAGGAAATCTCAGCGGAGAATGAAAGCGCCAACtcagaagcttcttcatctatGACAGTTTCTGCATCTATGACAGCTTCAATTTCTGGAGTTCAGGAAAGCGCTGTCTCAGcaagcgaagaaaaacccACTCAAGCAACTCAAAAGTCATCTAGTGAATCGGAAGCTCTGCTTTCGGACTCAAATGACATTAGCACGGAAAATGGGCTTAATAAAAGCAAAGCGCAGCAACAATTTTACGAAGTTGATAAAACTTTAGAGCAGCAACCAACACCCACATCGGTGCAAAGCTCAGACGTCCACTCGGGAATTTCTCTGACAGCAGGAAATTCCAAGGGCGAAGAAGCATCGCCGTCGCACAAGATCTCATCGGCTTCGTCTGGAGCTTCTAGCAACATATCTCTGGGGGAACCAGTTAGCAAACTACCCTCAGCGTCTAAAGCTTCCCCTATGGATACACCTATTGAAGAAAGCTCGCCCGAAACGCGAGTGGCAGTATcagaagaaagctcaaaaagcgcTTCAACGGTCCCAGAGTTAACGCCAAAAATTGCTAGAGATGTTTCAAACGAAAAACCTGTTGAGAAATCTGCGAATGCAATCCCTGAGGCATCCACACAAGCCTTATCGCCTGCACTGGCAGAAGCACCCGTGAAAACACACTCATCATTCTCGAATCAAGAAGCTACTTCCCTAACCACCACACCAGCATTTTCAGCTACTGGGCGCGTCGCTAGTGCTGAttctccaaaaaaagcgaATTCAGAGTTTGGAGAACTCCAGGATACTGAAAGAGAAAGGgactttgacttgaaaGCCTCAGCTGGAGCCTCAGATGCAATCAGCTCAGAGGAGCCTGTAACAGAGAACAAAACCTATGATGCTTCTTCTCCCTCATCATTCATTTCGGACACTACCAACACTCAAATTGCCAGCTCACCAATTGCTAACTCGGTATCTAGTACTATCGCAAACTCCTCTTTATCCTCAGAAtccaagaaagccaaagaaATAAACACTTCCTCACCTTCACGTTCCCAGGAACCCGCCAGATCAGAGATTATTACTACAACAGCTAGCACTGCAGTTGAAGACAAGAGCGCTGCCCCTACAACTTTGAGCCAGGCTATTTCTCAGGACGAGAGTGATGGTTCTAAAGCAAAAACAGAATCGAATGTGATCCCAACTCAGGCCTCAGCCACTGGAATTGTCTCTCCGGTCCAGTTAATGGCTAGCACAGAGTCGTCCAATTTAAACAAGGTACCAAAATCTTCCAACAGTGCGCAATCTGAaacagaagttgctgaagCTAAGGTGCATTTAAGTACACCAGAAGAATTGCAAAGCACCGAAAAGACTGATGAAATAAAAACAAGTTCTCCACACATTTCTTCATGGGGCAAAAATCCTTCTTCCAATACCAACGCACCAACGAACTCAATCGCTCTTCCTGATGATTTCGAGAACAGATTCACTCCAGAAGATGAAACTTACTCTGAAGAGAAGCGTTCACCtattgaagatgaagagctggaggctGATGCGCAAATATATTCAGAGCAAGTCTATCCTTCTCAGATTGAGGTTGCTGATCCGCTGCCACAATCCACCCCTGAGCCAAGTGTGTCAAGAGAACCCAAAGATACAGAGAGCTACTCGGAACCTGTTGGCTCACAATCTGGTGATAGCACCGCCGGAAGTTCATCTGTTAGCGCATCGGGCTCAGTGGAGGAAACCAGCGCCACTTCAATGCAGACTGAAGTGACGCATGATGAGCTTTAG
- the BUD17 gene encoding putative pyridoxal kinase BUD17 (similar to uniprot|P53727 Saccharomyces cerevisiae YNR027W BUD17 Protein involved in bud-site selection diploid mutants display a random budding pattern instead of the wild-type bipolar pattern): protein MARKVLSIQSHVVHGYVGNKAATFPLQYRGWDVDALNTVQFSNHPGYGHFKGFRSEASDLQGIIEKGLLGGLDIQYDAVLTGYLPDIEGLRAIGKTLIKLCEKDHRVKWVLDPVLGDNGKLYVPEEAIPVYRDILTHGAVYLATPNQFEMEVLTGVQICDLASLKQSIQQFHELYPRVQNVVVTSVSFHSAGDSISELICACSEQESRRAHYFKVPKIDAQFSGSGDLCSALLLDSFLTQNPAARDLCAALNQVLSLVDSILLNTFELYKASIAAPPLKINDLRLIESRELLKQTTAPKYVPIKL, encoded by the coding sequence ATGGCTAGAAAAGTTCTGTCGATCCAGTCGCATGTTGTGCATGGCTACGTCGGCAACAAGGCCGCGACTTTCCCATTGCAGTATCGAGGCTGGGACGTTGATGCTTTGAACACTGTGCAATTCTCGAATCACCCCGGCTACGGACATTTTAAAGGCTTTCGATCCGAGGCCTCAGACCTTCAGGGGATCATCGAGAAGGGTCTTCTGGGAGGGCTGGATATCCAGTATGACGCGGTATTGACAGGGTACTTGCCAGACATCGAAGGTCTGCGAGCTATAGGAAAGACGTTGATAAAGCTCTGCGAGAAAGACCATCGCGTGAAGTGGGTCCTGGACCCAGTTCTGGGCGACAACGGAAAGCTTTATGTACCTGAGGAAGCGATCCCTGTATACCGAGATATCCTCACCCATGGTGCGGTCTATCTAGCGACACCAAATCAGTTTGAAATGGAAGTTTTGACGGGTGTGCAGATCTGCGACTTAGCCTCCCTGAAGCAAAGCATCCAGCAGTTTCACGAACTCTACCCTCGAGTCCAGAATGTGGTGGTGACAAGCGTCAGTTTCCACTCTGCTGGCGACAGCATTTCGGAACTTATTTGCGCGTGCAGTGAGCAGGAGTCCAGACGGGCTCACTACTTCAAAGTTCCTAAGATCGACGCTCAATTTAGCGGCAGTGGTGACTTGTGCAGCGCATTACTACTTGACTCCTTCTTGACCCAGAATCCGGCTGCTAGGGATCTATGCGCTGCCCTGAACCAGGTGCTTTCGCTGGTTGATAGCATCCTCCTGAacacttttgaactttACAAGGCGAGTATTGCGGCGCCACCACTCAAGATAAACGATCTAAGACTAATTGAGTCCCGCGAGCTCTTGAAGCAAACCACGGCTCCTAAGTACGTTCCCATCAAGCTGTAG
- a CDS encoding Zn(II)2Cys6 transcription factor domain-containing protein (conserved hypothetical protein), translating into MAEKSSSKVSKPRKLKKNGQRALKACDSCRRMKTRCIPSPLPEEVQCLRCDTFNLRCSFQDLLSDDEGAETLALLKEQKSSSGTGSATYESAELTKRLLKSGYSPEDFAVHAKLLQNVNKNVTKILELLANQAPPAAPESSSHPAAPGNPSSRAVSALTEAVQMMTSSSGHTLVPSGLVGPESREVSPELDDISAKRTEQRHLTPYLTCPFTMVSQMVSRENLPLPICKIQDHEMLPQGLVDDVVGLNLLTLEEVVLLTQDFRDGYGKWCSFPESMSTEKLVEVLRSRNASLLLSAICVLALRYTLSYHDLKTRIYKNLLYKLKSDLELSLRHNPHGIEFIQALVVLSMYASSYSSDIMSVDAWYLSGIGLQQFLTLNIPDALFNRENDYAEPTDFFSLGLSSPLDSAPSHLLSPESQFQKLQTSRLWNHLCLAHITNCVFSGRMCIVDGVRIDLCRRILDFPNSTNFDGRMVAEISMQLILYNFVQHCNVHPPKSPNSTTAFDKVHEELQVWIEEWRYLFSQPIHPNTQYAEFAYNYSRTIVLYTWYHRCYRARKMHLAKRARVNPSRPTDLNIMNKTSIGNYLSQEYPVEDVINSIPKDKRLDMLKHAHRSLETMINDNPENFRYLSDQLFFQCVHCSLVCLIIAHSLYHFSDGLLGEDHLEQILSDVKKYSLRLQKIREGELKSFWVEEVDLKIPSVILQYHRAIETCLQDKFPEYEIHVDDGYP; encoded by the coding sequence ATGGCGGAAAAGTCCAGCTCAAAAGTCAGTAAGCCTCgcaagctcaagaaaaacggACAGCGGGCGCTCAAGGCGTGCGATAGCTGCCGGCGCATGAAGACGCGGTGCATCCCGTCGCcgcttccagaagaagttcaatgtCTCCGCTGCGACACGTTCAACCTCCGGTGCTCGTTCCAAGACCTTCTGAGCGACGACGAGGGTGCGGAAACGCTGGCACTGCTTAAAGAGCAGAAGTCTAGCTCTGGCACGGGCTCGGCGACTTACGAGTCTGCGGAGCTGACAAAGCGACTGTTGAAAAGCGGGTATTCGCCTGAGGACTTTGCAGTGCACGCGAAACTCCTCCAGAACGTCAACAAGAATGTCACCAAGATCCTGGAGCTCCTCGCAAACCAGGCGCCGCCGGCGGCACCTGAAAGCTCTAGCCACCCCGCCGCTCCCGGCAATCCAAGCAGCCGCGCGGTGTCCGCGCTTACTGAAGCGGTGCAGATGATGACATCTTCCAGCGGTCATACTCTGGTGCCATCGGGTCTCGTGGGCCCTGAATCGCGGGAGGTTTCGCCGGAACTCGACGACATCTCTGCCAAGAGAACCGAGCAGCGTCACCTCACCCCCTATCTCACCTGTCCGTTCACCATGGTATCGCAGATGGTCTCGCGGGAAAACCTGCCGCTCCCAATATGCAAGATCCAGGACCATGAGATGCTACCGCAGGGTCTGGTTGACGATGTGGTCGGCCTAAACCTCCTGACGCTTGAGGAGGTCGTCCTGCTCACGCAGGACTTCCGGGACGGTTACGGAAAATGGTGTTCGTTCCCGGAGTCCATGTCGACCGAGAAACTGGTTGAAGTTCTCAGATCGCGTAACGCGTCGCTCTTACTGAGCGCTATCTGCGTGTTGGCTCTGCGGTACACGCTGAGTTACCACGACCTCAAGACTCGCATctacaaaaacttgttaTACAAGCTTAAATCGGACCTGGAGCTCAGTCTCAGACACAACCCACATGGTATTGAATTCATACAGGCCCTCGTCGTCTTGTCCATGTATGCTTCCTCGTATAGCAGTGATATCATGTCAGTGGACGCGTGGTATCTCTCCGGCATTGGACTCCAGCAATTCCTGACACTAAACATCCCGGACGCGCTGTTCAACAGGGAAAACGACTACGCCGAGCCCACCGACTTCTTCTCTCTGGGGTTGTCAAGCCCCCTAGATTCTGCTCCTTCCCACCTGTTGTCGCCGGAATCGCAGTTCCAGAAGCTACAAACGTCTCGGTTATGGAATCATCTCTGTCTGGCTCATATAACAAACTGCGTGTTTTCTGGAAGAATGTGCATAGTTGACGGTGTCAGGATTGATTTGTGCCGCCGTATTCTAGATTTTCCAAACTCCACCAACTTCGATGGCAGAATGGTGGCAGAAATATCAATGCAGCTTATCCTCTACAACTTTGTTCAGCATTGCAATGTTCATCCGCCCAAAAGTCCGAATTCCACCACGGCCTTCGACAAGGTTCATGAAGAGTTGCAGGTGTGGATCGAAGAATGGAGATACTTGTTCTCCCAGCCAATACACCCAAACACGCAATACGCAGAATTCGCCTACAACTACAGCAGAACTATCGTGCTTTACACATGGTATCATAGGTGCTATCGAGCACGAAAAATGCATCTCGCCAAGCGCGCTCGAGTAAATCCTTCGAGGCCCACTGATCTTAACATAATGAACAAGACCTCGATTGGAAATTATCTGAGTCAAGAATACCCGGTAGAAGATGTCATAAACTCAATCCCTAAGGATAAGCGCTTGGACATGCTGAAACATGCCCATCGTTCTCTGGAAACAATGATTAACGATAACCCGGAAAACTTTCGTTATCTGTCTGAccagcttttcttccagtGCGTGCATTGCTCTCTAGTATGCTTAATTATCGCACACAGTCTTTACCACTTCAGTGACGGGCTCCTGGGGGAAGACCATCTCGAACAAATCTTGAGCGACGTCAAGAAATATAGTTTACGCCTCCAGAAAATCAGAGAAGGCGagctcaagagcttttgggtggaagaagttgatctcaaaattcCTAGTGTTATTTTGCAGTATCACAGGGCAATCGAAACGTGCCTCCAGGACAAATTTCCGGAATACGAAATACATGTGGATGATGGTTATCCGTAG
- a CDS encoding peptidylprolyl isomerase (similar to uniprot|P25334 Saccharomyces cerevisiae YCR069W CPR4 Peptidyl-prolyl cis-trans isomerase (cyclophilin) catalyzes the cis-trans isomerization of peptide bonds N-terminal to proline residues has a potential role in the secretory pathway), producing the protein MLVNYVLWVLSALMCFAKAATIDDAKLYAPNPPVTHRAFFTIEYFNNATQQVEETDVTIELYGTVVPKTVDNFVKLAKGVTAVMKGKDEKKDRFTLGYKNTLFHRIINDFMIQGGDVLPDVGPFNTFGGMFFDDENFDLKHDRPGRLSMANINKPDTNASQFFIVTSTRALDELDGKHVVFGQVVAGLEGLLEKVQFVETTKDEYKPKHDVKLKYSLVEDLQISNKEQLHEKYLQDLLAFQNGDRSKGLTMSTTIKQGAKEEKIMRELRYEDLHHPLVKVVLGMVLISAIYVVSKNRKRIFSKTTKIVSMRHE; encoded by the coding sequence ATGCTGGTCAACTACGTTTTATGGGTTCTCAGCGCGTTGATGTGCTTCGCCAAAGCCGCGACCATTGACGACGCAAAGCTGTACGCTCCAAACCCTCCGGTCACTCACCGGGCGTTCTTCACTATCGagtacttcaacaacgcAACTCAACAGGTCGAGGAGACAGATGTCACAATCGAACTGTACGGCACAGTGGTTCCCAAGACTGTGGACAACTTCGTGAAGCTGGCTAAGGGCGTCACTGCGGTGATGAAAGGCAAGGACGAAAAAAAGGACCGGTTCACTCTGGGCTACAAGAACACACTGTTCCACAGGATCATTAACGACTTCATGATCCAGGGTGGTGACGTGCTTCCTGACGTTGGACCCTTCAACACCTTCGGTGGCATGTTTTTCGACGACGAGAActttgacttgaagcaCGACAGACCTGGGAGACTTTCCATGGCGAACATCAACAAGCCTGACACGAACGCGTCGCAGTTTTTCATCGTCACCAGCACCAGAGCGCTAGATGAGCTGGACGGGAAGCATGTGGTCTTTGGGCAGGTTGTCGCAGGCCTGGAGGGcttgcttgagaaagtgCAGTTTGTTGAGACCACCAAGGACGAATACAAGCCCAAGCACGACGTCAAACTGAAGTACTCCCTTGTCGAGGACTTGCAGATTTCCAACAAGGAACAACTACACGAAAAATACTTGCAGGATCTGCTCGCGTTCCAGAACGGAGACAGATCCAAGGGCTTGACCATGTCCACAACCATCAAGCAAGGCGccaaagaggaaaagatcATGCGCGAGCTCAGATACGAGGACTTGCACCACCCGCTGGTTAAGGTTGTGCTGGGCATGGTGCTCATCAGCGCTATCTACGTTGTTTCCAAGAACAGAAAGCGTATCTTCAGTAAGACAACCAAGATCGTGTCCATGAGACACGAGTGA
- the ATG15 gene encoding triglyceride lipase ATG15 (similar to uniprot|P25641 Saccharomyces cerevisiae YCR068W ATG15 Lipase required for intravacuolar lysis of autophagic bodies located in the endoplasmic reticulum membrane and targeted to intravacuolar vesicles during autophagy via the multivesicular body (MVB) pathway) — protein MDDTKSLKRRTRFRIFKSHLGLASFVLATICAVLLWYKKHEYTSVSIRDRGSSQSSFRLTRTYRHGISQDPYMQVLDIDEQVLQAGQERFMEHVSMLSDEEAQDDDMWTSKPEYSTSNPLDFEFRLASEPLRMKRMLHRDPQFVESYLDFSHENPHMAAKVNLEWIDKTVLVPNVSDKQTVISLALMSSDAYVRLPHTGDWRNLTEPWNHTHNSGHGWENDGLRGHLFVNSEQDIVVMAVKGTSARGLAGSGEDETTVNDQINDNLLFSCCCARISYLWTTVCDCYMKSYTCDETCLEQELSRKDRYYKAVLNFYKDVVAEYPNSTIWVTGHSLGGALASLLGRTYGLPVVAFEAPGELLATRRLHLPMPPGYPDYLEGIWHFGNTADPIFMGTCNGASSSCSIAGYAMETSCHTGKVCVYDVVKDKGWHVSMLNHRIHKVIDGVIDSYEGPARCIPPGPCHDCYNWKYVQKGHSSSVSQTRSPKTTSTSTVPPEPTITSSCVGRNWIGICTEYE, from the coding sequence ATGGACGACACAAAGAGCCTGAAGCGCCGTACGCGCTTCAGAATCTTTAAGTCACATCTCGGTTTAGCGAGTTTCGTTCTGGCAACGATTTGCGCAGTTCTGTTGTGGTACAAAAAGCATGAATATACAAGTGTAAGCATTAGGGATCGTGGTAGCTCACAATCCTCTTTCCGGCTCACACGTACCTACAGACATGGTATAAGTCAAGACCCTTATATGCAAGTCTTAGACATTGATGAGCAGGTTTTGCAGGCCGGCCAGGAGCGCTTCATGGAACATGTCAGTATGTTGAGCGACGAAGAAGCGCAGGACGATGACATGTGGACCTCTAAACCAGAGTATTCCACTAGCAACCCATTAGACTTCGAATTTCGGCTAGCTTCTGAGCCGCTGCGTATGAAACGCATGTTGCATCGTGACCCGCAGTTTGTGGAGTCGTACCTTGACTTCTCACACGAAAACCCTCATATGGCCGCGAAAGTGAACCTTGAGTGGATTGACAAGACGGTGCTAGTCCCTAACGTGAGCGATAAACAAACGGTGATCAGCTTGGCGCTTATGTCGTCTGACGCATACGTTAGGCTCCCGCACACGGGAGACTGGAGGAATCTCACGGAGCCCTGGAATCATACCCACAACTCCGGGCACGGGTGGGAGAACGACGGATTGCGAGGCCATCTATTTGTTAACAGTGAGCAAGACATTGTAGTGATGGCCGTCAAGGGCACAAGTGCTCGGGGGCTTGCTGGTTCTGGAGAAGACGAGACGACGGTGAACGACCAAATTAACGATAATCTGTTATTCTCATGCTGCTGTGCTAGGATTAGCTACCTGTGGACAACCGTTTGCGATTGCTATATGAAGTCTTACACATGCGACGAGACATGTCTTGAGCAGGAATTAAGCAGAAAGGACAGATATTATAAGGCTGTGTTAAATTTCTACAAGGACGTTGTGGCAGAGTACCCTAACTCCACCATTTGGGTGACTGGTCACTCGCTAGGGGGCGCACTAGCTAGTTTACTAGGCCGCACTTACGGTCTTCCTGTTGTTGCATTTGAGGCTCCAGGGGAGCTTCTTGCTACTCGAAGGCTTCACCTGCCAATGCCTCCTGGTTATCCAGATTATCTCGAGGGCATATGGCATTTTGGAAATACAGCTGATCCCATTTTTATGGGTACTTGTAACGGCGCTAGCTCTTCCTGTTCGATTGCAGGCTACGCCATGGAGACTTCATGTCACACAGGAAAGGTCTGCGTTTATGATGTGGTCAAGGATAAAGGCTGGCACGTCAGCATGCTAAACCACAGAATTCACAAGGTGATCGACGGGGTAATTGACAGTTACGAGGGCCCCGCTCGGTGTATTCCCCCAGGTCCTTGCCACGATTGCTACAACTGGAAGTAtgttcaaaaaggccattCTTCCAGTGTGTCGCAAACGCGTTCCCccaaaacaacaagtaCTAGCACAGTTCCACCCGAACCCACAATAACGAGCAGCTGCGTAGGCCGCAACTGGATTGGGATCTGCACGGAATATGAGTAA